A region of Longimicrobiaceae bacterium DNA encodes the following proteins:
- a CDS encoding formyltransferase family protein, with amino-acid sequence MSAAPGVPYVLLGNGAVARAFLEEGAGSAGPPLRVVLNAPGKQRDAAGMRAAAAGAGVPVDEWSPEARERLLSLARERGDAWLLSVYFGHLLDAELLDAFGGRAVNLHPSLLPWCQGVHTNVWPIVEGCPAGVTLHAMVPRVDAGPVLAQRTVPVEPWDTAATLYARLEAEALCLVREAWPAGVLAAWPGTLQGQGGSRHRVADMRALDEYGLDEHPEARAFFDLLRARSFPPYPGLRVRSGGRLLEATVTLREIADDERDD; translated from the coding sequence GTGAGCGCGGCGCCCGGGGTCCCGTACGTCCTCCTGGGGAACGGCGCGGTCGCGCGCGCCTTCCTGGAGGAGGGCGCCGGCTCCGCCGGGCCCCCGCTCCGGGTGGTGCTGAACGCGCCCGGGAAGCAGCGCGACGCCGCGGGGATGCGCGCCGCCGCGGCCGGCGCGGGGGTGCCGGTGGACGAGTGGTCGCCGGAGGCGCGCGAGCGGCTCCTCTCGCTGGCCCGGGAGCGCGGAGACGCGTGGCTGCTGTCGGTGTACTTCGGGCACCTGCTGGACGCCGAGCTGCTCGACGCATTCGGGGGGCGGGCGGTGAACCTCCACCCCTCTCTCCTGCCCTGGTGCCAGGGAGTGCACACCAACGTCTGGCCGATCGTGGAGGGGTGCCCGGCCGGAGTGACGCTCCACGCAATGGTGCCGCGGGTGGACGCCGGGCCTGTGCTGGCGCAGCGCACGGTGCCAGTGGAGCCCTGGGACACGGCGGCGACGCTGTACGCGCGGCTGGAGGCGGAGGCGCTCTGTCTCGTGCGAGAGGCCTGGCCGGCCGGCGTGCTCGCGGCCTGGCCGGGGACTCTCCAGGGCCAGGGCGGGAGCCGGCACCGGGTGGCGGACATGCGTGCGCTGGACGAGTACGGCCTCGACGAGCACCCGGAGGCGCGGGCCTTCTTCGACCTGCTTCGCGCCCGGTCCTTCCCGCCGTACCCGGGGCTCCGGGTGCGGAGCGGCGGGCGGCTGCTGGAGGCGACGGTGACACTGCGGGAGATCGCGGACGATGAACGGGACGATTGA